The DNA region ATCCCCATAGCATTTGGTAGATTCCTGCTTTAGCCTGTTCGAAATTAAAACTTCGTTTTTCTTTGATCTCTGGCAATAAATGGGTTGCTCTTTCGATAGGTCCTGCCACCAAAAGCGGAAAATAACTCACAAACAGGGAATAATCGACAAAGTTGTATTCGGCTTTAATTCTTTTGTAATAAATATCAATTACATAGGATAGGCCGTGGAAGGTATAAAAAGAAATCCCCACAGGTAAGACTACATCTAAAAGAAAAGGTGACGTTTTTAAACCAAATCCTTGCATTAGCTCCGCAAAAGAAGCCGCAAAGAAGTTATAATACTTAAACAAGCCCAGAAATCCTAAATTGACTCCGATACTCAACCAAAACCAAAATTTTCGACTGCTTTCTTTCTGGCTTTTTTCAATTCGAATACCCGTATAATAATCTAAAAAAGTCGAAAATACTAAAAGAAATAGGAAGCGCCAATCCCAACAGGAATAGAAATAATAACTGGCAATAATTAATAAACTATTTTGAGTGGTTTTGTTTTTGTTAAACACAAACCAATACAAAATAAAAACGAGGGGTAAAAAAATCGCAAAAGCGAAAGAGTTGAAAAACATTTTTTGAGTTAAAAGTTATGAGTTAGAAGTTATGAGTTCTCTTCTTCCCTTATCTCAAAGTGGGGCAAATTCTCATTAACTAATTAAGCAGCAAATCTAGGATAAAATTTTCAAAATCTAATTTCATTTTACAATACTATCAATTGCATTCCAAATTTTCTCCGAGGCCTGTGTTGGCGTTTCACCTGCTACAATAGCATACCATTTTTTTCCTTCGGCAACATTAGATAAATTCCCTTTCAATATCGCTTCGATTTGATCTGCCAATTGCTTTTTATCTGTACAAAAAACAGCAGCTTGCTGACTTGGCATTGATCTAAAATGAACGTATTTATAGTTTTGCCCAATGTCACGAATTCCTTTTTTCAATTGAGGCTGTTCATAATTATAATAAATACATGGCTTATTATGAGCTACAAAATCGAAAACTGTGGAAGAACACACATTGGTTACCAATTCAGAATGTGCACAAACATTATGCAATAATCCTAAATCGGCCTTAGTAGGAAATACTTCGTTCCAATTTTTCCCTAAAGCCTTCCATAATGGATCTATTACTGCGATGATATCTTTATTAGCCTCAATTACTGCATTGTATCGGGAAGTAGTGTCAACAGGACATTTACGATAGATAATCCCCAAATTATATCCTTTAGCGTTTAAAGTACGAACAGCATGAGCTAAATCTTCTAAATAATACTGATCTAATGGTGATGTGGTTTCATCATCTCCTGAAAAACAAATGTATTTTTTTTGGATATCCAACTGATATTCGGCAAAAAAAGCTTCTCTACTTTGCGTTAGAGCAGTATCGTAATGCGGTTCAAATTGAGGTGTTCCCGTAACTAT from Flavobacterium nitratireducens includes:
- a CDS encoding CDP-glycerol glycerophosphotransferase family protein, whose protein sequence is MNNKKILVFFPDGVGLRNFAFTQFKEIGEERGNQIIYWNNTVYPLQEELGYEEVKIKTQKIHPLTSYYCRVRKHIELNVATKKFKDQVYQTYKFPFNYNGLKNTLMTLFIKVLIGLNSSEKGIVRIRKRINALERATEKYQYCKKQLEEIKPDLVFCTTQRATQSIGALLAAQDLGIPTLTFVYSWDNVPKAMQLVETDYYCVWSDLMKKEMLQYYPFVKENQLIVTGTPQFEPHYDTALTQSREAFFAEYQLDIQKKYICFSGDDETTSPLDQYYLEDLAHAVRTLNAKGYNLGIIYRKCPVDTTSRYNAVIEANKDIIAVIDPLWKALGKNWNEVFPTKADLGLLHNVCAHSELVTNVCSSTVFDFVAHNKPCIYYNYEQPQLKKGIRDIGQNYKYVHFRSMPSQQAAVFCTDKKQLADQIEAILKGNLSNVAEGKKWYAIVAGETPTQASEKIWNAIDSIVK